A stretch of the Elephas maximus indicus isolate mEleMax1 chromosome 3, mEleMax1 primary haplotype, whole genome shotgun sequence genome encodes the following:
- the PRUNE1 gene encoding exopolyphosphatase PRUNE1 isoform X1, whose protein sequence is MEDYLQGCRAALQESRPLHVVLGNEACDLDSMVSALALAFYLAKTTEAEEVFVPVLNIKRSELPLRGDNVFFLQKVHIPESILIFRDEIDLHALHQAGQLTLILVDHHVLPKSDTALEETVAEVLDHRPIEQKHCPPCHVSVELVGSCATLVTERILQGAPEILDRQTAALLHGTIILDCVNMDLKIGKATLKDSKYVEKLEALFPDLPNRSDIFDSLQKAKFDVSGLTTEQMLRKDQKTIYRQGTKVAISTIYMDLEAFLQRSGLIADLHAFCQAHSYDVLVAMTIFFNMNNEPVRQLAIFCPHVALRMTICGVLERSDAPSLKLTPIPSTHPNLQAYLQGNTQVSRKKLLPLLQEALSAYLDSMQIPAGPPEIVGVSREQVDKEMNRAGNSLIPGVSQDEEDPPLPPTPMNSLVDECPLDQGLPKLSAEAIFEKCSQISLSRSTTASLSKN, encoded by the exons GAGTCCCGACCTCTACATGTTGTACTGGGAAATGAAGCCTGTGACCTGGACTCCATGGTGTCTGCTCTTGCTCTGGCTTTTTACCTGGCAAAG ACTACGGAGGCTGAGGAGGTCTTTGTGCCAGTTTTAAATATAAAACGTTCCGAGCTACCTCTACGAGGTGACAACGTCTTCTTTCTTCAGAAGGTTCACATTCCAGAGTCCATCTTGATTTTCCGGGATGAGATTGACCTCCATGCACTACACCAGGCTGGCCAGCTCACCCTCATCCTTGTTGACCATCACGTCTTACCCAA AAGCGATACAGCCCTAGAGGAGACAGTAGCAGAGGTGCTAGACCATCGGCCCATCGAGCAGAAACACTGCCCTCCCTGCCATGTTTCAGTCGAGCTGGTGGGGTCTTGCGCTACCCTGGTGACTGAGAGAATCCTGCAGGGGGCACCAGAGATCTTGGACAGGCAAACTGCAGCCCTTCTGCATG GAACCATCATCCTGGACTGTGTCAACATGGACCTTAAAATTGGAaaagcaaccctgaaggacagcaaatatgtggagaaactggaggcTCTCTTCCCAGATCTCCCCAatagaagtgacatctttgattccCTGCAGAAGGCAAAGTTTGATGTATCAg GACTGACCACTGAGCAGATGCTGAGAAAGGACCAGAAGACCATCTACAGACAAGGCACCAAGGTGGCCATTAGCACAATATATATGGATTTGGAG GCCTTTCTGCAGAGGTCTGGCCTCATTGCAGATCTCCATGCCTTCTGCCAGGCTCACAGCTATGATGTCCTGGTCGCCATGACTATCTTTTTCAACATGAACAACGAGCCAGTGCGGCAGTTGGCTATTTTCTGTCCCCACGTGGCGCTGCGAATGACG aTCTGCGGAGTCCTGGAACGCTCCGATGCTCCATCCCTGAAGTTAACTCCTATCCCAAGCACCCATCCTAACCTCCAAGCCTATCTTCAAGGCAACACCCAGGTCTCCCGAAAGAAGCTCCTGCCTCTGCTCCAGGAAGCCCTGTCAGCATATTTGGACTCCATGCAGATCCCTGCTGGGCCACCTGAAATAGTGGGTGTGTCCAGGGAGCAGGTGGACAAGGAAATGAACAGGGCAGGTAACTCCCTGATTCCTGGAGTGAGTCAagatgaggaagaccctccattGCCCCCAACGCCCATGAACAGTTTGGTGGATGAGTGCCCTCTGGATCAGGGACTGCCTAAGCTCTCAGCTGAGGCCATCTTTGAGAAATGCAGCCAGATCTCGCTGTCACGGTCGACCACCGCCTCCCTATCAAAGAATTGA
- the PRUNE1 gene encoding exopolyphosphatase PRUNE1 isoform X2, whose amino-acid sequence MVSALALAFYLAKTTEAEEVFVPVLNIKRSELPLRGDNVFFLQKVHIPESILIFRDEIDLHALHQAGQLTLILVDHHVLPKSDTALEETVAEVLDHRPIEQKHCPPCHVSVELVGSCATLVTERILQGAPEILDRQTAALLHGTIILDCVNMDLKIGKATLKDSKYVEKLEALFPDLPNRSDIFDSLQKAKFDVSGLTTEQMLRKDQKTIYRQGTKVAISTIYMDLEAFLQRSGLIADLHAFCQAHSYDVLVAMTIFFNMNNEPVRQLAIFCPHVALRMTICGVLERSDAPSLKLTPIPSTHPNLQAYLQGNTQVSRKKLLPLLQEALSAYLDSMQIPAGPPEIVGVSREQVDKEMNRAGNSLIPGVSQDEEDPPLPPTPMNSLVDECPLDQGLPKLSAEAIFEKCSQISLSRSTTASLSKN is encoded by the exons ATGGTGTCTGCTCTTGCTCTGGCTTTTTACCTGGCAAAG ACTACGGAGGCTGAGGAGGTCTTTGTGCCAGTTTTAAATATAAAACGTTCCGAGCTACCTCTACGAGGTGACAACGTCTTCTTTCTTCAGAAGGTTCACATTCCAGAGTCCATCTTGATTTTCCGGGATGAGATTGACCTCCATGCACTACACCAGGCTGGCCAGCTCACCCTCATCCTTGTTGACCATCACGTCTTACCCAA AAGCGATACAGCCCTAGAGGAGACAGTAGCAGAGGTGCTAGACCATCGGCCCATCGAGCAGAAACACTGCCCTCCCTGCCATGTTTCAGTCGAGCTGGTGGGGTCTTGCGCTACCCTGGTGACTGAGAGAATCCTGCAGGGGGCACCAGAGATCTTGGACAGGCAAACTGCAGCCCTTCTGCATG GAACCATCATCCTGGACTGTGTCAACATGGACCTTAAAATTGGAaaagcaaccctgaaggacagcaaatatgtggagaaactggaggcTCTCTTCCCAGATCTCCCCAatagaagtgacatctttgattccCTGCAGAAGGCAAAGTTTGATGTATCAg GACTGACCACTGAGCAGATGCTGAGAAAGGACCAGAAGACCATCTACAGACAAGGCACCAAGGTGGCCATTAGCACAATATATATGGATTTGGAG GCCTTTCTGCAGAGGTCTGGCCTCATTGCAGATCTCCATGCCTTCTGCCAGGCTCACAGCTATGATGTCCTGGTCGCCATGACTATCTTTTTCAACATGAACAACGAGCCAGTGCGGCAGTTGGCTATTTTCTGTCCCCACGTGGCGCTGCGAATGACG aTCTGCGGAGTCCTGGAACGCTCCGATGCTCCATCCCTGAAGTTAACTCCTATCCCAAGCACCCATCCTAACCTCCAAGCCTATCTTCAAGGCAACACCCAGGTCTCCCGAAAGAAGCTCCTGCCTCTGCTCCAGGAAGCCCTGTCAGCATATTTGGACTCCATGCAGATCCCTGCTGGGCCACCTGAAATAGTGGGTGTGTCCAGGGAGCAGGTGGACAAGGAAATGAACAGGGCAGGTAACTCCCTGATTCCTGGAGTGAGTCAagatgaggaagaccctccattGCCCCCAACGCCCATGAACAGTTTGGTGGATGAGTGCCCTCTGGATCAGGGACTGCCTAAGCTCTCAGCTGAGGCCATCTTTGAGAAATGCAGCCAGATCTCGCTGTCACGGTCGACCACCGCCTCCCTATCAAAGAATTGA
- the PRUNE1 gene encoding exopolyphosphatase PRUNE1 isoform X3, with protein sequence MRLTSMHYTRLASSPSSLLTITSYPRLTTEQMLRKDQKTIYRQGTKVAISTIYMDLEAFLQRSGLIADLHAFCQAHSYDVLVAMTIFFNMNNEPVRQLAIFCPHVALRMTICGVLERSDAPSLKLTPIPSTHPNLQAYLQGNTQVSRKKLLPLLQEALSAYLDSMQIPAGPPEIVGVSREQVDKEMNRAGNSLIPGVSQDEEDPPLPPTPMNSLVDECPLDQGLPKLSAEAIFEKCSQISLSRSTTASLSKN encoded by the exons ATGAGATTGACCTCCATGCACTACACCAGGCTGGCCAGCTCACCCTCATCCTTGTTGACCATCACGTCTTACCCAA GACTGACCACTGAGCAGATGCTGAGAAAGGACCAGAAGACCATCTACAGACAAGGCACCAAGGTGGCCATTAGCACAATATATATGGATTTGGAG GCCTTTCTGCAGAGGTCTGGCCTCATTGCAGATCTCCATGCCTTCTGCCAGGCTCACAGCTATGATGTCCTGGTCGCCATGACTATCTTTTTCAACATGAACAACGAGCCAGTGCGGCAGTTGGCTATTTTCTGTCCCCACGTGGCGCTGCGAATGACG aTCTGCGGAGTCCTGGAACGCTCCGATGCTCCATCCCTGAAGTTAACTCCTATCCCAAGCACCCATCCTAACCTCCAAGCCTATCTTCAAGGCAACACCCAGGTCTCCCGAAAGAAGCTCCTGCCTCTGCTCCAGGAAGCCCTGTCAGCATATTTGGACTCCATGCAGATCCCTGCTGGGCCACCTGAAATAGTGGGTGTGTCCAGGGAGCAGGTGGACAAGGAAATGAACAGGGCAGGTAACTCCCTGATTCCTGGAGTGAGTCAagatgaggaagaccctccattGCCCCCAACGCCCATGAACAGTTTGGTGGATGAGTGCCCTCTGGATCAGGGACTGCCTAAGCTCTCAGCTGAGGCCATCTTTGAGAAATGCAGCCAGATCTCGCTGTCACGGTCGACCACCGCCTCCCTATCAAAGAATTGA